The Gemmatimonadaceae bacterium genome contains the following window.
GGTTGCTGCGCAGGTCCTCCACGTCATCCACGCGCGTGAAGAACTCGTTGCGCGAGGCAATGAAGCCGTTCCACTCAGCCATGAACTGCAGCATCGCCTCATAACTGTTCGCGCCACGGCCCAAGGCCAGCGTCTTCACGCCGGATCCCTTGAACGCCGCGAAGTCCTCGGCGGTGAAGCTCGTGGGGTCCTGCAGCCAGCGGATGGCGCGCGGCGTGCCTTCCTCGCGATTGTCGGGGAAGGCGAACTGGCAGAGCATGTCCACCACCGGCGATTCTGTCATGAGCCGGATGGTGCGCGCCGAGTAGTCGTCGGTGAAGGGGCCGAGTTGGTAGCGACCCTTGAGGATGGCCGGGGCGGCGAAGGCCGGGCGCGGCAGGAGGCTCGCGGCAGAGGCGCCGGCGAGGAGACGAAGAAGGGTTCGGCGTTGCATCGGGCGAATGTGCGGCCTAGGGCGCCACTCTTCAAGTCGTGGAGGCCTAGGCCCTATGGTGTGCTCTCTTGACAGCAATCGTCCACACTCCAGTGTAGAGACAACAACGTCAGCGCGAGGAGAGGGATGCGCGTTTGGGCTGCGGCCGTACTAGCACTCCTATCGACCGCCGTGGCCGCGGCCGGTCAGGAGCTGCGCGGCACGCTGTTCACCAACGACTCGCTCCACACTCTCAGTGGAGTGCTGGTTGAAGCCACTGACAGGTCGGGGGCGCGAGCGGCCGTATCTCTCTCGGACTCGCGCGGGAAGTTCGTGCTTTCTCTGCCCGCGGGCCGGACGCTGTCTCTCCGGGCATTGCGCATCGGGTATCGCCCTGCGGCTCTTGGAGAGATCGAGCTCGCACCTGGCGACACTGTGGAGCGCGCGTTCTACGCGTCAGCGGCCGCTATCGTACTCGATGAAGTCATGGTCGCCGAGTCCCAACGCTGCGGCAGACTCGGCGAGAGCGGCCGTCGTGCGGCGACGCTGTTCGGCGAAGCTCGCAAGGCGATCGAGGCGTCGCGGCTCGAAGCTGGAGGCGCAGAACTGAGCGCAGTATGGAGCCTCTACAGCCGACGGCGGGCCTTGAACGGTCGGCCGCTGGGAGAGGCGCAACAGCGCCAGTATGAAGGCTCGACCGCTCGACCGTTCGCCAGCGCGCCCGCCGACTCGCTCGAGGCGCATGGGTACGTTCGTGAGATCGACGGCGAGATGCAGTTCTTTGCGCCTGATGCCGATGTCTTGCTCTCGGACTCCTTTGCTCGCACGCACTGCTTCCAAGCCGTCGACGGCGAGGGCCCGCGCGCCGGCCAGGTTGGTGTGGCGTTTCGGCCGGCCCCTGAGCGCCGCAACCTGCCGGAGATCGCAGGCACGTTCTGGCTGAATGCCAAGACACTGGAGCTCAATCGGCTTGAGTTCGAGTATGTCGGACTGCCGCCTGTGTTCTCAGGTCGGACGGCTGGAGGCGACGTCGGATTCGCGAAGCTGAGCACCGGTAGCTGGCTCGTCGGTGAATGGAGCATCCGAATGCCGCGCGTCAGCGTCGGGATGGAGCGCGTCGTGGGCAGAACGAGCCGCCCGATTACGCGAGTCCGTTCGCTCGAGGAAACGGGCGGCATCGTGCAGGCCGTCCGGCTCGGCGGCCGCGTCGTGCTCGAACGTCGGGAGACGGGAGACTTCGATGCACCTGCGCTCGACGCTGAGACGGTCGCGCTGCTTTGCCACTCGCCGCTAGGGGCGCGAGACGCGGTGGTCTGAGGCACGCTGCGAGATGCGAGCTCATCGTCCACGGAAGGTGTCACCGTGAGGGTCCGAAGCTTGACCGCCGTTCAGGGCGTTGCCCCTACGCGGGAGTGGGAGGCGGTCACGGAGCGTGACGGATTCTGGTACGTCTGTGGAGTGCCGCGCGGTGTTGTCTTGCGCGCTGACGCCGCCCTGTCAGGTCGGCGCGTTGTGTCGAGCTACGAGCTCGTCCCGGCTTGGGACGGAGGGGCGGAGATCGGCTTGGAGGCGACGGCCGAGCTCGAAGGCGACTCGCGGGCTCTGTCGGGGGTTGCCTATGACTCCCTCCGCAACGACTCGCCGTGGGCAGGGGCGCGTGTCGCCGCCCTGGGCACCGGCATCGCAGGCCAGACGAGCGACTCCGGAGAGTTCACGTTAGCGGGAGTGCCTGAGGGTCCGCTGCGTCTCGCGATATGGGACGATCTCATTCGCGATCTCGGATTACCGCCAGTTGAACTAACGGTTGATCCAGCGTCGACGGAGTTGCCTCGAGTCGTCGTGGTCCTACCCAAGACTGTCGCAGGTGAGGCAGTCGCATCAACAGAAGGTGCGCGTTGCGTGCTCGGGCGCGTGGTCGACCCTCAAGGCACCGCGCTGCGAGATGCGACAGTCCGCGTCAGGTGGCGCCGTCTGACGCGAACGGGGGAGACGTGGTCGGCCAGTTCTCCAGAACTCGAGACTCTCACGGGCGCTGACGGCCGATACGTCGTCTGTGGACTCCCGCTCTCAGACGCTGCGGAAGGAGTAATCGACGGAGCCTTTGCCATCAACGTCACGGTGGGCGGACGCGATGGCATAGTGGTGGGCCTGGACTTGACCGAATCTCGCGTGTCCGCGCGGAACATCACGCTTGGAGGACCCGACGATGTCCGTGCGATTGCCGGACGTGTCGAGTCGGGCGTTGGCGCGCC
Protein-coding sequences here:
- a CDS encoding carboxypeptidase regulatory-like domain-containing protein, with protein sequence MRVWAAAVLALLSTAVAAAGQELRGTLFTNDSLHTLSGVLVEATDRSGARAAVSLSDSRGKFVLSLPAGRTLSLRALRIGYRPAALGEIELAPGDTVERAFYASAAAIVLDEVMVAESQRCGRLGESGRRAATLFGEARKAIEASRLEAGGAELSAVWSLYSRRRALNGRPLGEAQQRQYEGSTARPFASAPADSLEAHGYVREIDGEMQFFAPDADVLLSDSFARTHCFQAVDGEGPRAGQVGVAFRPAPERRNLPEIAGTFWLNAKTLELNRLEFEYVGLPPVFSGRTAGGDVGFAKLSTGSWLVGEWSIRMPRVSVGMERVVGRTSRPITRVRSLEETGGIVQAVRLGGRVVLERRETGDFDAPALDAETVALLCHSPLGARDAVV